One Phaseolus vulgaris cultivar G19833 chromosome 4, P. vulgaris v2.0, whole genome shotgun sequence DNA window includes the following coding sequences:
- the LOC137838320 gene encoding uncharacterized protein, translating to MKEVVKKEVQKLLEAGMIYPISDSLSQVGGCVLIIENSIKPQEKIISHYPSWIKCWKDWQAKLMTAFWVVIQKNAIWMCNAPATFQRCMFAIFADLLEKGIEVFMDDFSVYGTTFSSCLKNLDTVLKRRFIKDFSKIAKPLCNLLNKDTAFNFDENCFIAFKNLKEKLISAPIITAPNWLYHFELMCDASDYAVGAVLGQRKENFFHVIHYASKVLNDAQSNYTTTEKELLAIVYALEKFRSYLIGSKVIVFTDHAQLDNLIRRCVTRNEAKNIYGIVTIHHMEVISMDKGQQLKCYNLDFIGQLCSKMHMNMFRSVIVVKELELLQEGPLPSSFSNEYILLAVEYVSRWVEAAATQKADAKTVIKFLKEIFSPGLEHYGVRHKVATAYHPQTNGQAEVSNREIKKILEKTVSSSRKDWLRLFPGKLKSKWSGPFQVKQVKPYGAVELEDPVSKRNWVVNGQRLKHYFGGEVERHTTMIHFMILK from the exons TAAAGAAAGAAGTTCAGAAGCTGTTGGAAGCAGGGATGATTTATCCTATATCAGATAGTCTA TCACAGGTTGGAGGATGTGTATTGATTATAGAAAACTCAATCAAGCCACAAGAAAAGATCATTTCCCATTACCCTTCATGGATCAAATGCTGGAAAGATTGGCAGGCAAAGCTTATGACTGCTTTTTGGGTGGTTATTCAG AAAAATGCCATTTGGATGTGTAATGCTCCAGCAACTTTTCAAAGATGCATGTTTGCTATTTTTGCAGATCTTTTAGAAAAGGGAATTGAAGTTTTCATGGATGATTTTTCTGTTTATGGAACTACTTTTAGTTCTTGTTTGAAGAATTTAGATACCGTACTAAAACG GAGATTCATCAAGGATTTTTCAAAGATTGCAAAACCTCTCTGCAATTTACTGAATAAGGACACTGCATTTAATTTTGATGAAAATTGTTTTATTGCttttaagaatttaaaagaaaaactcatTTCTGCACCCATAATCACTGCACCTAATTGGCTTTATCATTTTGAACTTATGTGTGATGCTAGTGATTATGCAGTAGGAGCAGTATTGGggcaaagaaaagagaatttttttcatgtgatacaCTATGCAAGTAAAGTCTTAAATGATGCTCAAAGTAATTATACAACTACTGAAAAAGAATTGCTTGCTATAGTGTATGCACTTGAAAAATTTAGATCTTACCTTATTGGTTCTAAAGTGATTGTTTTTACTGACCATGCTCAATTAG ATAATTTGATAAGGCGATGTGTTACAAGAAATGAAGCTAAAAATATTTATGGCATTGTCACAATTCACCATATGGAGGTCATTTCAATGGACAAAGGACAGCAGCTAAAGTGTTACAATCTGGATTTTATTGGCCAACTCTGTTCAAAGATGCACATGAACATGTTCAGAAGTGTGATAGTTGTCAAAGAACTGGAGCTATTACAAGAAG GACCACTGCCATCATCATTCTCAAATGAATATATCTTACTAGCAGTTGAGTATGTCTCTAGATGGGTGGAAGCAGCTGCAACTCAGAAAGCTGATGCCAAAACTGTAATCAAATTTCTCAAAGAAATATTTTCACCAG GTTTAGAACATTATGGAGTTAGGCATAAAGTAGCAACAGCCTACCATCCTCAAACTAATGGTCAGGCAGAGGTTTCTAACAGGGAAATTAAGAAGATTTTGGAAAAAACAGTATCTTCTTCCAGAAAGGATTG GTTGAGGCTTTTCCCTGGAAAACTCAAATCAAAATGGTCAGGACCATTCCAAGTCAAACAAGTAAAACCATATGGAGCAGTGGAATTGGAAGATCCTGTCTCAAAAAGAAATTGGGTGGTCAATGGACAAAGATTGAAGCATTATTTTGGTGGTGAAGTTGAAAGGCACACCACTATGATCCACTTCATGATCCTTAAGTAA